In a genomic window of Halostella litorea:
- a CDS encoding sulfurtransferase, protein MTEDIVVSPEWLATHRDEVRIVDVRDAWEYDGIGHIPGAVNVPFDQFRSEGDESEGMLPGAAAFADLLGEAGIAPGDTIVAYDDTHGVFAARFLVTAQVYGHDDVRLLDGDYSAWNLDHATTTDAPDVEPTDYAVDPPEDTILVDHEAVEAAIDGDAVIVDTRDDWEYEEGHIPGAVNLDWKELVDDETRGLKPRAELEAVLESHGITPDRRVVLYCNTARRISHTYVVLRHLGYGDVAFYEGSLTEWTDVGGPVETGS, encoded by the coding sequence ATGACCGAGGATATCGTCGTCTCGCCGGAGTGGCTGGCGACCCACCGCGACGAGGTCCGGATCGTGGACGTGCGCGACGCCTGGGAGTACGACGGGATCGGCCACATCCCGGGGGCCGTCAACGTCCCGTTCGATCAGTTCCGGAGCGAGGGCGACGAGTCCGAGGGAATGTTGCCGGGCGCGGCGGCGTTCGCCGACCTGCTGGGCGAGGCCGGCATCGCGCCCGGGGACACGATCGTCGCCTACGACGACACCCACGGCGTGTTCGCCGCGCGCTTCCTGGTCACCGCGCAGGTGTACGGCCACGACGACGTGCGCCTGCTCGACGGCGACTACAGCGCCTGGAACCTCGACCACGCCACGACGACCGACGCCCCGGACGTGGAACCGACCGACTACGCCGTCGACCCGCCCGAGGACACGATCCTCGTCGACCACGAGGCCGTCGAGGCGGCGATCGACGGCGACGCCGTCATCGTCGACACCCGAGACGACTGGGAGTACGAGGAGGGCCACATCCCCGGCGCGGTGAACCTGGACTGGAAGGAACTCGTCGACGACGAGACGCGGGGGTTGAAACCGCGCGCGGAACTGGAGGCCGTCCTCGAATCGCACGGGATCACCCCCGACCGGCGCGTGGTGCTGTACTGCAACACCGCCCGGCGGATCAGCCACACGTACGTCGTCCTGCGGCACCTCGGCTACGGGGACGTCGCGTTCTACGAGGGGAGCCTCACCGAGTGGACCGACGTCGGCGGGCCGGTCGAAACCGGGTCGTAG
- a CDS encoding arylsulfotransferase family protein, whose amino-acid sequence MPLQNTLRHAGAAARRWVSRRRLRVCFAVVVALCSGVLGFAALTGSTTATAEAVPEAPPTEHHTVVTESARYGTIIAYAPDGSVDYYNNSHAKYFDVDPVENASMTVEYTAVETLVTESERCGDPPCTRNVIERANLSTGEVTEVVARYDYREIAGEWHDHVRVNGTHVVVADMADDQVFMLDTETGVREWAWNAQSEFPVEGGGHYPGDWTHLNDVSVLDDGRVMVSLRNQDQVAFIDPETGLNASWTLGGDGNHATMYEQHNPDYIPEESGGPAVVVADSENGRVEEFQREAGEWVRTWEWSDARMQWPRDADRLPGGNTLVTDTNGGRVLEVDRGGEVVWSVELSHPYDAERLETGDESAGGESARSLGLKSQSRGSGGGQGYDFRGFGPVVSLLRDLTPPRVVNAVIYVSPTWIGPAEIGPTVVGVATGVTWAGLEGWWFVRSRDVGVRSPVYRKEE is encoded by the coding sequence ATGCCCCTCCAGAACACCCTCCGCCACGCGGGCGCCGCCGCCCGTCGGTGGGTCAGCCGCCGCCGCCTCCGCGTCTGCTTCGCGGTCGTCGTCGCGCTGTGCTCCGGCGTCCTCGGCTTCGCGGCGCTCACCGGGTCGACGACGGCGACGGCCGAGGCGGTCCCCGAGGCCCCGCCGACGGAGCACCACACCGTCGTCACCGAGTCCGCGCGGTACGGCACGATAATCGCGTACGCGCCGGACGGGAGCGTCGACTACTACAACAACAGCCACGCGAAGTACTTCGACGTCGACCCCGTCGAGAATGCGTCGATGACAGTCGAGTACACCGCCGTCGAGACGCTCGTGACCGAGAGCGAGCGCTGTGGCGACCCGCCCTGCACCCGGAACGTCATCGAGCGGGCGAACCTCTCGACCGGCGAGGTGACGGAGGTCGTCGCCCGGTACGACTACCGCGAGATCGCGGGCGAGTGGCACGACCACGTCCGGGTCAACGGGACGCACGTCGTCGTCGCCGACATGGCCGACGACCAGGTGTTCATGCTCGACACCGAGACGGGCGTCCGGGAGTGGGCCTGGAACGCCCAGAGCGAGTTCCCCGTCGAGGGCGGCGGCCACTACCCCGGCGACTGGACCCACCTGAACGACGTAAGCGTGCTGGACGACGGGCGGGTGATGGTGAGCCTGCGCAACCAGGACCAGGTCGCCTTCATCGACCCGGAGACGGGGCTGAACGCGTCGTGGACGCTCGGGGGCGACGGGAACCACGCCACGATGTACGAGCAGCACAACCCGGACTACATCCCCGAGGAGAGCGGCGGGCCGGCGGTCGTCGTGGCCGACTCGGAGAACGGCCGGGTCGAGGAGTTCCAGCGCGAGGCCGGTGAGTGGGTTCGCACCTGGGAGTGGTCGGATGCCCGGATGCAGTGGCCCCGCGACGCCGACCGCCTCCCCGGCGGCAACACGCTCGTCACCGACACGAACGGCGGCCGCGTCCTCGAAGTCGACCGCGGGGGCGAGGTCGTCTGGTCGGTCGAACTCTCGCATCCCTACGACGCCGAGCGCCTGGAGACGGGCGACGAGAGCGCCGGCGGCGAGAGCGCCCGGTCGCTCGGCCTCAAATCGCAGTCCCGCGGGAGCGGCGGCGGGCAGGGGTACGACTTCCGCGGGTTCGGCCCGGTCGTGAGCCTCCTGCGGGACCTGACGCCGCCCCGGGTCGTCAACGCCGTCATCTACGTCAGCCCGACGTGGATCGGCCCGGCGGAGATCGGTCCGACCGTGGTCGGCGTCGCGACCGGGGTGACCTGGGCCGGGCTTGAGGGCTGGTGGTTCGTCCGGTCGCGGGACGTCGGCGTCCGGTCGCCGGTGTACCGGAAGGAGGAGTGA